The genomic DNA GTGTCGCTCGATGGTGAAACCCATTGCTGCAAACAGGCAACAACTTACTTGTGCTGCGCGTCATCGTTACAAGCGAAATGCTCTTTCTTCACTTCGCGGAAATCTTTCTCAGACACGACGTAACGTTTTGACTTGTACTCAAAAACGCCTTTCGCATCTACAAAGATTGGTTCACCAGACTCAAGGAGGAAACCCCTAACTCGAAGGTCGTCGAACGTCTTGTCTGTCTCGTGCGACCGTCTCAATAGATCAGCCAAAGACCCAGCTTTTGTGACAGTACACGTTTGCGTGGAGCCATCCACAAAGTCTGACTTCTTTACCGGATTGTAAGTTTCCATCGAGAACGGAATTAAATCAGCTCGACCGTTGCTGGCTGCCTCCGGCACTTGCACAGTGGCAATGACCGAAGACAAGATCAATATCAGAATCGTTGAAAGCATGCTTCACACATCCAAAGACATTTGAAAAATCTAGGCCATAAGTTTTGGCCTACGCCTCAGATCAAATCCTAATTCGGCCACGTAGCTCATCAACGGCCGCCATCCATGCTTTCACGCCATCACCTTCCTGCCATAGCTCAAGGATTTACGACGGCTCCGATATGGCACCCATCTAACCTACACAGACTTACACACAGTGGTGACACCGCCAGAGACACGCTCAACCCTGATTTGGTTTCGCTCGATGTAGACGTTCAAAACTGCAAGCAGGTCCGTTAGGTCATTCTTCTGATTGTTGAAGTAGATCTTCCGTGTGCGCGAATCATTCGATGTCTTCGCGTTGATGTTGTATCCGTCTATCTTATCCTTCACACCAGCAACGTAGACTGGAAAAACGACTACTCGCTCAACATCTTCCCATCGAATAACTTGAACCTTCCTTCCTAGAAGAATTCTTGAGATGGACTCATTATCCAGCTGAACATCGAGCTTCGCGTACAGAAAGACTCTCCCAAGGAGTACAAAAAAAAGCGCCAAACCAAGACAAAACAGAACACCTCCAACTGACCGTTCTTGGATAGCGATGAGGATCGCGAGCGACACGCACAACATCACCATGCCGACGACAACAACCAACGCAGGCACCTCTCCTTTGAACTTAAAAACAGTGGTGGTCGTTCCATTCATACGTCGCCCTCATCCCCCTTCCAAAGTTACTTGCTGATACCTTTATTGGATCGACTTGGACAAGCTGATTGAAGAGTGCTTCTTTTGGTAAAAAGAGGCCCACTCCGTGAGCGGGCCTCTTTTAAAACGTCCTTGCAGTGCTTACGATGCGTTAGAGCACTTTAGCTTTGTAGGACATCGTTCACTTCGAGGCGCTGCTCAATGCGCCCAATGACTGGGTTGCGACTTGGTTGAAGTAATCCTTGTCCTTGCCGGGATACTTGTCCGTCAACTTCTTGTAGATGGCATTGGCTTCATCGCTCTTGCCTTGCTGCTCCAACGCATATGCCATCACAGCATTGTCACTGAGCCAAAAGGTTTGGTCAGCATCTTTCACGAGGCCACTGATGCTCCAACCAAACAGAGGCAGAGAAAAGTCCCATTCATGCGCCGAAGCCCCTCCTTGCACCGACTGAGATGCCTGGAATGCATGTTGTACGCTCGCCCAATCTTTCTCGCTGGCTGCTCTGGCCCCATCCTGCTGGAGGTTGTAAGCAATGCGCGTTTTTAAATTATCCTGCCAGACGATGCTTGTCTTCTTTGCAACAGAAAGAACGCACAACGCACCCACTATCCCGCCCAGCAAAAAAATCGACGTATGTGTAATGAAAGATTTCATTCACCGCCTCCCTTTCCCTGCATGCATTGGACATATTTGACCATACACTTGCCCATCTTCATACCTTGCTCTGGTGTATCCGGTGGCTCCCCAGGAGTTTTACCACCAGAGCATCCGCGAAAATCGGCCCTACAGCAATCATCAACGTCGTGTGAGGCGCTGCAAGCCCTATCAATGGATTTCTTACACGCCCACATGCGGAATTTGTTACCCATCCACGACCCATCTTCTTGCTGGGTTTTATTGCAGATTTCGTACCGACCCTCTTCTTCTTTCTTCCCAGACTTTTCGCCTCCGACCGGACCTTCCTCACCGCACAATCCAAGCGGATCGATGAAAGAAAGAGAGTTTCCGTTGGCATAAGCGAAAGTGCTGGGTCCCGCACCCAACCCAGCCGGGTCGCTCTGTAAATAGCGACCAGTCAGTGAGTCATAGTCGCGGTTGACGTTGTATACAACATTACGTTCCGTATCGAAATATTGTCCTGAGAACCTCGGATTGAATGTGTAACCGGCTGTGCTTGTAGGCTGCTTTTCGCCAAACGGATTGCTTTGATACTGCCAGCTCCATATCTGAGTACCAGACGAATTGGCAATAGACCTCGGCGTCCCCATGCCATCTGCAACCACGAAATTGACGGATGCGGTTGACCCCGAACCATCCACCGCCGCAATTGGTAACTCTCCCATCCAAATGTAGTCACGATTGGATGAACCGTACTCGCCCAAGATCCGGTTGTCTTCGTCATAGGCAAAACGCTCATTGGCCCGGGTGAAGTCGTTACCTTAGCAACACGCTCCCCGAGCACATTGTAGGTGTAGGCTCCCACCGTTACATTGTTTGCTTGGGCCACCGTCAAACGGTTGCGGCCATCATAGCCAAACCCAAACGCCTGCCCACCGGTCGCATTGCCAGTGGTGTTGCCATTCAAGTCATACGACCTGGCAGCAGTTCCAATGCTGGTCAGCCAATGGGTACCTGACTGGTAACCATAGGTTCCAGTTGCCAATCCACCCGTACTGGCTTTGCTTAGACGGTCACCCGTTTTGTTGTACGTGTAAGTCTCAACCGCATTGCCCTGGCTATCCAACACACCCGTCAACCGATAGAGCGGGTCATAGGTGTAGGTTTCAATCGGGGTAGGCACCCCTGATGCATTGTCAAGACTAGCGATATCACCCATCACGTCGCGAGTGAAATGAAGATTGAAGTTAGGACTGGTCAGGTCCATCAACTGATAGTTGGCATCGTAATTTCGACCGACTACTTGACCATTGCCTAGGGTGTAACTGGACACCGGGCCAAAGGGAAGATAGGTCACATTACTGACCACCGTCTGAGCCGTACCACCCGAAGGCGTAGTCGTTACAGAGGTGATTTGGCCCAGTGTATTGCGGGCGTATTGAACAACCGTCCCACTTGGGTAGGTTATTTGACTGAGTCGGTCGGCAAGCGTGTACGCATAGGTAGTGGTGTCTGTCTGCGCACCCTGCACTTGACGCTTCTGTATGACATTGCCTCGGTCGTCATAGCAATAGGTGGTGGTCACATTGTTTTCCACCACCCTCGACACACGGCCAATCGAGCTCGTCGTGATGTTGCTGCAACCTGTAACGCCATTTCCTTCATCGTAGTGATATGCCACATTGAGCGTCGCGTCGGCAAAGCTTAACGTGAGCACGCGATTGAGCGCGTCATACGTACTGGTACTGACCACCCCTCTCGCATCGGTATGCGTCAGGCGATTGCCTGCTGCATCAAACGTATCACTGCTAGCCCCCGTATCAGGACTTTGTAAACCCGTCTGATTGCTCAGGCCATCGTAGGTGTAATTCGTCACCAAGTTGGACGGGTCGGTCACCTGCGTTAGACGGTCGAGCGCATCATACGCATTGCCAACCGTCGTATTCTGGGTTGCCGTATCCAAGCCGTTGGAATTCTTCACATCACTCACAACACGGTTGAACGCGTCGACCGATTGTTTGTGAGTGATGCCAAGGCCATCCACAGACTGCACTAGGTTGCCATTGAAGTCGTAGCTACCGGTTGCGCTGGCATCAAACACGGTGTGGTTTAAACCATCGATGGTCTTGACCAGCTGGCCCAGCTTGTTAAATTGGCGCGTGAGGCTATGAACAGGAGTTGTGCCACCCGACGTGTAAATGTTCTCAGCAGTTCGGTTGCCCGACACATCCAAGGTGTATTGGATGTAGTTGCCTTGGGCATCTGTGATTTTGGTCAGGCGGTGGGCATCGTCATAGCTATAAGTGGTCATCACCCCATCTGGATCTGTGACAGTCTCAAGCGCACCATAAGCTGTGTACGTGTAGCTTGTTGTCGCCTCATCGACTCCAAGAGGATTGATAGTTTTGGATGCAATCCATCCCCTAGGCGTGTACGACATATTCGAGATGATGCCGTTTTTGTCAGCCATCGTGGTGACGCGCCCCGCCCCATCGTAAGCAATGTAAGTCGTAGGGTGCCCCTGCTCCAATGGCTCAGTGACCGTTGCGAGGTCACCATGATGATGCAGGACATTATCATCCATGTAGTACGTGTAATGAATGGTGTCGTCAACATCTGTTCGCGGACCTGCCTGGGTCAGCATCAGGCCAATGACAGGGCATTGTGTCGTATCAATCGCATCGCAATAGGTCATGACCATACGACGAACACCAGCTGGCACAGTCCCAGCGTTGCTACACACATAACTTGCAGCAGCCGGAATTGCCGGGTCCATCTCGCAACTAGCCAACACCTGACCGCGTGCGTTGTAAACCCACGCACTTTGGGCCACCGTAACGCCCGATGCATTCAGAGTCTGACGTGTCAGGGGCACACGAAGGTTGTTATCCCACGTCGTGTTGATGGTGCGCTGCTCAGGCTTCCCTTGCGCCGCAATGCGTTGGGTTTCAAGCCCCAGGCTGTTGTTGGTGATGGCATTCACATTGCCATTAAGGTCAGTCTCCTTAGAGACATACCCATTCGAATCATGGCTCTGGATATCCCAAGGTTGATTGCATTCATTCCCGCATGGACCCGAACGAAAATCGTAGTCCACGAATCGATACTGACCGACTTCAGTGCTGTATTCAAACGTGACACTATTCCCGAGCGGGGTGGTCAAGGTCGGACCATTGAATCCATAGGAGATGGTCGAGGTATCGACACCTCCAGCAAAGCTGGTGGAAAAAGCTTGAGCTGACCCGTTGTACTTGGTGCTCTCGAAGCGCGTACCCTTCTCATCAATCGTCCCCGTCATCGCATGGGGATAGTTTGCGCCCCCCGTCAAAGACGATTCGTTATAGACGTACTGAAGAACTTTGGTATCGGGGAAAGTGATGGACGTAAGATTGCTTACGCTATCGTAGCCATAAGTCAGCACCCCACCATCGGGCAAAGTGACCGTGTGAACACGCTTACTGGAATCGTAAGTAAGATTTAAAACACGGCCAGTCGGGTCCGTAACGGTTAGCAGTAAGCCAGGCACGGTGGCAACTGATGAAGGCGTGCTGCTCGTACTGTAAGCAAAGGTTTCCGTTGCCCCCGTTGAGTCGGTCACCGATTGCAACAAGCCGCCCGCCGAGTACTGCTCGGTCTCACGATAAGCGGCCAAAAACAGGGTATATCCCGTTGCATTGCCACTGCCATCATCTTGTTCGGTGAAGGTATCGGCGACATCGACGTCAGCGGTCCAAGCGCTTCCACTTTTGGTAAATGCATCACCAAAGCCATCGGGACGCATCGCAACGATGGTGCTGGTTCCAATAATTTGCAATGAGCGGTCGAACGAATGCCGCCAATGCGAGCCCATGGCCGTGGACGGAACCCCATTGTCAGAGTTGTAGAAGCGACGGAACGTCAGCCATTTTGAGGAGCGAAAATCCGTGTCCTGCTGGTACTTGTTTCCCGTTGCGGCATTGATGGGGTCAACGAGACGAGTAGAACCAGCGACATCTCCGCTGTCGACCGCCGCATCACCACTGCTGTGTTTTGGACTGGATGCGCCACTATTCCCACCGTTGTGCTCCTTGCAAACTTCGCACCCGCCCGCATTCTTGCGTGGGTCTTGGAGTTGGAGGTGGCCATCGATAAAGGTCGCAGTTGGAAACTGCGCACTTGGATTGCCGAGCACTTCGACCACAGTGGAATGGTGTAGCGGGTCTGCAAAGTAAATAACTTGAGTGGCACATGGGGTGGGGCTACACGTAGAAGCCACTTCTGCAACTGTCGCAGCGACCGCATCTGGAATGGTTTGGTACCCCGTGCTGTCAGCCACCCAACCGCTATTCACATAGGGTGGTCCCCAATTTTGCACACTTTGAGCTTGAGCAATGCTTGGTAAGAGCACGATGATCTGAATCATCAACGCCATGAGAAGCAGTCCGCCTCTCCCTATCCTAGTCACAATCGACACGTCCTTCTCCTTGTCGCAAAGTGTGAATTACATTGACTACATCGAGCCACGCGGTTCATGTGTGGTGTATTGCATTACCTTCAGACACAAACTTTGATGTCGCGCCAGCAGACTTTCCTTGAAGCAAATCTGGCTCATTCAAAACGCACAGATTGAGACGGGCAACTCAAGCGGCACCAATAAAAAAGTTCATTTGAAGCAACGAACGAGGCTCTTAGCCACAGCAATGCCGACCGGCAGCACGTAGGCCACCCATCGACGTAGAGAGAAATCGGGCTTGTTTCAGACAGAAAGCGAAGCAAAGCATCCTGCCCTCCCCTTGATTCTTCCTTGATATGCATTACTGAACTGCAAAGTTTGCGATGAGTCAACCAGCAGGTTCTTGCGATACTGTGTGACGACCTATATTTCAGGTTGGCACACTATATGCCTTAAGTAATCTCGAAGGCTGGAGCCCTTTAGACGGCCAAATTGATGATGCCACCAGCTCGTTGTAGAGGCTGAGACGGGAGCGAGCTCTTTCCTATCCGACCACTAGCATGCTGGCTGGGTAAAAGAACCATCGAAAACCCATCCAGGTCTCGCTATGGTCAAGAGCAACCTATAGACGTCCACCCTCTCTAGATGAAACGGAGCTTTCTGCAAGTCTAGAACGCAGTGAATCCCTCTCACGCTCCGCATCTATCGCGTCAAACGCGTCCTGTAGATGCACTTCCACCGAGTAATGGCTTAAATACAGAGGATGTCCCTGCCTCTTTCTCATTTCAGCCAACCAACTATCATCCCATGGCTGCAAACCTCTCCAAGGCAAGCACTTTGATAGTTCAATGCTGTAAGGAAGCTCACTAACCGAGCCACTTCTCTGCGTCCACGCCCGAAGAGCCTGGCGCTCTGCATCATCACCTTCACGATACCGAATGGTGAGATAGTCGTACTGAATGCAGTTGTCGTACCACCAAATCATGTACATCTCGAAGTGGCACCAAATATCGTTCTCATTCTCACACGGATGCTGGACCCCGCACACATCCAGTACCCAGCGATAACCCCAATGTTTGTGCCATTCGTCCGGCTCCAAAAGACCAACACCGAACTCTCCGACGACAGCTCGGGTTCTGACATCATCGGGGAACTTAGGTAAGGAGCGACGGGAGGATGATTTCGACATGGAGTATTCCTAAATGAAATTATCCAATCAGATTTCCTGGAGATGTCAATCATCGCTCCCACACGCCCAACAGACGACACGTTGATTTCGGTCTATATGCAAATCAGTAAAGTGCACATGCTTTAAACACCCGTTTACGAAAGAACATCCGATATCTATACTTTGCGTGCCAATAAATGACGTTGACTACGCGTCACGCATCACAGATTAAGCCCATCCAGGCGCGCATGCTGCGCTCACCCCATTGCTTGGGG from Dyella sp. GSA-30 includes the following:
- a CDS encoding DUF6531 domain-containing protein, with the translated sequence MALMIQIIVLLPSIAQAQSVQNWGPPYVNSGWVADSTGYQTIPDAVAATVAEVASTCSPTPCATQVIYFADPLHHSTVVEVLGNPSAQFPTATFIDGHLQLQDPRKNAGGCEVCKEHNGGNSGASSPKHSSGDAAVDSGDVAGSTRLVDPINAATGNKYQQDTDFRSSKWLTFRRFYNSDNGVPSTAMGSHWRHSFDRSLQIIGTSTIVAMRPDGFGDAFTKSGSAWTADVDVADTFTEQDDGSGNATGYTLFLAAYRETEQYSAGGLLQSVTDSTGATETFAYSTSSTPSSVATVPGLLLTVTDPTGRVLNLTYDSSKRVHTVTLPDGGVLTYGYDSVSNLTSITFPDTKVLQYVYNESSLTGGANYPHAMTGTIDEKGTRFESTKYNGSAQAFSTSFAGGVDTSTISYGFNGPTLTTPLGNSVTFEYSTEVGQYRFVDYDFRSGPCGNECNQPWDIQSHDSNGYVSKETDLNGNVNAITNNSLGLETQRIAAQGKPEQRTINTTWDNNLRVPLTRQTLNASGVTVAQSAWVYNARGQVLASCEMDPAIPAAASYVCSNAGTVPAGVRRMVMTYCDAIDTTQCPVIGLMLTQAGPRTDVDDTIHYTYYMDDNVLHHHGDLATVTEPLEQGHPTTYIAYDGAGRVTTMADKNGIISNMSYTPRGWIASKTINPLGVDEATTSYTYTAYGALETVTDPDGVMTTYSYDDAHRLTKITDAQGNYIQYTLDVSGNRTAENIYTSGGTTPVHSLTRQFNKLGQLVKTIDGLNHTVFDASATGSYDFNGNLVQSVDGLGITHKQSVDAFNRVVSDVKNSNGLDTATQNTTVGNAYDALDRLTQVTDPSNLVTNYTYDGLSNQTGLQSPDTGASSDTFDAAGNRLTHTDARGVVSTSTYDALNRVLTLSFADATLNVAYHYDEGNGVTGCSNITTSSIGRVSRVVENNVTTTYCYDDRGNVIQKRQVQGAQTDTTTYAYTLADRLSQITYPSGTVVQYARNTLGQITSVTTTPSGGTAQTVVSNVTYLPFGPVSSYTLGNGQVVGRNYDANYQLMDLTSPNFNLHFTRDVMGDIASLDNASGVPTPIETYTYDPLYRLTGVLDSQGNAVETYTYNKTGDRLSKASTGGLATGTYGYQSGTHWLTSIGTAARSYDLNGNTTGNATGGQAFGFGYDGRNRLTVAQANNVTVGAYTYNVLGERVAKVTTSPGPMSVLPMTKTTGSWASTVHPIVTTFGWESYQLRRWMVRGQPHPSISWLQMAWGRRGLLPIRLVLRYGAGSIKAIRLAKSSLQAQPVTHSIRGSQDNISIRNVMLYTTSTATMTH
- a CDS encoding tetratricopeptide repeat protein, which encodes MKSFITHTSIFLLGGIVGALCVLSVAKKTSIVWQDNLKTRIAYNLQQDGARAASEKDWASVQHAFQASQSVQGGASAHEWDFSLPLFGWSISGLVKDADQTFWLSDNAVMAYALEQQGKSDEANAIYKKLTDKYPGKDKDYFNQVATQSLGALSSASK